Genomic window (Mus caroli chromosome 14, CAROLI_EIJ_v1.1, whole genome shotgun sequence):
CCAAGGAGAGGTTGGAGCTAAAGCACTGGGCATGGTGGATGAGGGGATGAGATGGGAGAAGTGTTGGAACCCTGGCTGATGGCAGAAGTTGCCCCAGAGCTTCAGAGGAGTCAGCATTCCCTAAAGTTCCCAGGAAACTGGCTTCCCCAGGCTCTCCCTTTTAGGACCCTCAACAACTTGGATCAGGGAAACCCTAAGCTTTGACCTAGTGCTCTCCAGAGACTGCTGCCAGGCTAGGGAATCTTACAGTTTTCTCTTTGGGCCCGCCCTCCCAGCTTGGACGAAAGTGGTGAAGCtttcagagtgagttcccagacagctaAGGCTACCCAGGCAAAccctggagggagagggagagggagagggagagggagagggagagagaacatgaagtgaGCTGCCTGGCCTCTCACTGTAGCCACCCATGACCCTGCTGACTGACACCTtcatccctccccttcccctagcCCTCTCCCTCTGTGGACTGCACTGTGGACAGAGAGTAGGGTAAAAAGAGGGCTCCTGGTTGGGATGCATCGATATGTTGGGGGATAGGGGGtgcagggaagagggggaggctGGGCTTATAGGTCATTGTAAGTCATTGTACATGAGGGTAGCAGTTTATCCTATTCTGGTACAAGCAGGAACTTTGCTTCTGCCAGCCACAGTGGGACCCCAGGGTTGGTGGGAAGGGGAATTGACCTTGCACAGACAATATAAGGAAGCAGATGTACTCGATAaggtttcctttgttgttttttgtttttttaaaagactatccTAGGCCCaccaagggctggaattacaggcatgtaacaCCACACCAGGTTTGTACAGTACTGGAGActgaagccagggcttcatgccTGGAGGTCTGGATTGATGGTTAATCTGGGCTGTCGGCTTGACTAGTTCCTCCAGGGAACCCTGACTGATAACAGTGGGCACGCACCCTACCAACAATGCAAATTTACTTTGACCAGGGCCCAAGGTGGGGAAAAAATGGTGTTACTGCTACTGCAGCAAACAACAGAGACAACCAACGTCCAAGAAGAAGGCAGAAGTCTGCACACATACAATCTTCACACATGcgaaggaggctgaggcaggattgtcGTGAATTCAATACCAGCCTAAGCTACAAAGCCTCGCTCTGCCTCACACGGTTACTttgctcacagttctggaagTTCTGCTCCGTGATGCTGGTTGGCGCAGGGAGCACCACATCCCAGTACAGTAAAGGCACAGTAAAGCCATTCTCTAATAGGAACTGTAGGAGGCCAGTCAGGGTGCCACATTGCCCTCGGAGGCTGGCCTAGTTACTcagtaatgaaacaccatgatgtGAAAAAGCTAAtcggagaggaaagggtttatttggcttacacatccacgTTGCTGTCCATCATTagaagtcgggacaggaactcaGCCAGGACAAAACCTGGTAacgggagctgatgcagaggccatagaggagtgctgctccctggcttgctcatcatggcttgctcagcctactttcttgtGCAGTctaggaccactagcccagggatgaccccacccacaatggctgggcccttccccatccatcactaattaagaaaatgccttacagttggactTCACTCTCACTCCCAGAGCTAAATAAAGCCCGAATCCAGGCAGGGCCTtgggcttgctaggcaagcgttataccactgagctaaatccccaactccATCTACACCTAGAGCTACACCTATTCTCTCAACTGATGTTCCCTCCTTTCACATGACCCCgacttgtgccaagttgacataaaactagccaggacagaaGCCACGCCCAGTAACTTAAAACATCCCACTAAGCCCCAGTGCTTCAAAGTGTAAGGGCTGGATCTCTGAGGCTTATTCTAGATTCAAAATACAGCATGAATCTCTTTaaatgctgtgaagagataccactAAGAGGCCCAGTCTCGGGTGTGTGGGACCCCCCAGGAAGGTCCTTAGAAGGGAATGAAGAAACAGAGTGAGGTGCAGTGGAGAAGACTGTTCAGTGAAACATATGCTGCTCTTGTGGTCCAAGACTGCTATGAAGAGGCAATAATTGCAGTGGGCAGCTTGCCAGGGTCTGCAGCTTTGGATCCAGTCTTACCTAGCATCAGGGAAATGAATCCAAGCACCACGTCAGCTTTGCAGATAAATAAAGCTTGTGTCGGTAGGgtgtcttctgagattcattttgagacaggatcttaccgGATAGGCCAGGCTTGGTTTCTCAACTCTGTAAtccccacctcagcctccagagcagcAGTCCTCCGCCAATTGGTTGAGCCCGTGTTTACCAGGGAGCTGTATTCCCAACCCTGCCTTCCAAATACTTCTAAACAGATTTCAGCCAGCCTCTTCAGGGTGTCTTCTGagtttagttttgagacaggattttactgaGTAGGGCAGACTTCCCCATTTCAAACCCGTTGGGGTTTGAacgaccctttcataggggtcatcTAAACCACTGgaaaaaatacagatatttacattacaattcataatggtagcaaaattacaggtaaaATTATGAAGCAGCGAGGTCAGCGTAACATGACGAGCTGTGTtaaaagggttgcagcattaggaaggttgagaaccactggcctagagagATGAGAGATGCGCTACCATCTGTGCCTAACTagtttaaacttaaaaaataggGCTACGAAATACCTCAGTAGTATCAGGCTTATTTTACATGCATAATGTCCTGGATTTGACCCCCAGCgcttcaaaaaaaaataaaattttaaaagataaaataggacctgtgagatggctcactgggtaaaggcacttgctaccaggcctgagttcaatacccacaacctacacagtggaaggagagaggcgctcccaagttgtcctctgacctctcgcCACATGAGTACAGCTGCATACGCGtgtccacacacatatgcaggagataaagggaaaaaaatccagacGTATCAAACCCCAACactcatgagttcaaggacagcatgagGAACAGAGTTCCAGAATTGCTAAGGTAAGAAgattcagtcacacacacacacacacacNNNNNNNNNNNNNNNNNNNNNNNNNNNNNNNNNNNNNNNNNNNNNNNNNNNNNNNNNNNNNNNNNNNNNNNNNNNNNNNNNNNNNNNNNNNNNNNNNNNNNNNNNNNNNNNNNNNNNNNNNNNNNNNNNNNNNNNNNNNNNNNNNNNNNNNNNNNNNNNNNNNNNNNNNNNNNNNNNNNNNNNNNNNNNNNNNNNNNNNNNNNNNNNNNNNNNNNNNNNNNNNNNNNNNNNNNNNNNNNNNNNNNNNNNNNNNNNNNNNNNNNNNNNNNNNNNNNNNNNNNNNNNNNNNNNNNNNNNNNNNNNNNNNNNNNNNNNNNNNNNNNNNNNNNNNNNNNNNNNNNNNNNNNNNNNNNNNNNNNNNNNNNNNNNNNNNNNNNNNNNNNNNNNNNNNNNNNNNNNNNNNNNNNNNNNNNNNNNNNNNNNNNNNNNNNNNNNNNNNNNNNNNNNNNNNNNNNNNNNNNNNNNNNNNNNNNNNNNNNNNNNNNNNNNNNNNNNNNNNNNNNNNNNNNNNNNNNNNNNNNNNNNNNNNNNNNNNNNNNNNNNNNNNNNNNNNNNNNNNNNNNNNNNNNNNNNNNNNNNNNNNNNNNNNNNNNNNNNNNNNNNNNNNNNNNNNNNNNNNNNNNNNNNNNNNNNNNNNNNNNNNNNNNNNNNNNNNNNNNNNNNNNNNNNNNNNNNNNNNNNNNNNNNNNNNNNNNNNNNNNNNNNNNNNNNNNNNtttctgagttcgaggccatcctgatctacaaagtgagttccaggacagccagggctatacagagaaaccctgtcttgaaaaaccaaaaaaaaaaaaaaaaaaatgctaaggaGCACTTATAAAACCTATGGTTACCAAGGTCACTGCTCCAAGTATACATCTACTACAGAATATACTTTGTATAGCAAACTTATGAATAAAATAAGTATCGCATTGGTTTCGGTTGTCAAAGTGACACCCCGGAAGAGGAACCACCTCTGCCAGATTAGTCTATggccatgtctgtggggcattttcttggttgctagTTGGTATGGGGTCCTGGCCCACTGTAGGCAGTGCTACTCTTGGCAAGGGCCCTGAACTATATAAAAAAGTTAGCCAAGTAATCCAGACTTCGGCAGGATTTCTGGCCAAGCTCCTTTCTtgtgttcctgccttggcttcccctgaTGATGCACTGTAACCtgttagccaaataaaccccttccttccaagtttgtttctgggttttatcacagcaatagagaagcaAACCAGAACAATAGGCTATGAGTGGAAACTGAAGGGGCTGTAGAGTTAAGAGCGTGCGTTCtgtagaccccttcagatcctgcTCAGGGGCTGATCACCAGGTAAGTGGTACTACAACATATTCTCCGAGTTACTTGTAGTTTCTTCCATGGGAGAAGTTCACCGAGAATGGCAAAATATATCACCAGTTAAAAAAGGTTGTGtgtgggctggtgaaatggctcagtgggtaagagcacctgactgctcttccgaaggtctggagttcaaatcccagcaaccacatggtggctcacaactatccttaacgagatctgactcacttttctggagtgtctgaagacagctacaatgtacttacatataataaataaataaatcttttaaaaaaaaaggttgcatGTATTCATGAGAACGCAATCCACTCTGTTTAGATACGGTGGGTTGTCTGGGCATTGGGAATCTAAAGGTGGCAATCGGACAGGCCAACCACCAACCCTTCTAAACCTTAGTtatgaaaaggaagagagataCCGTAGGCAAGTACTTGGCAAAATAGGATGAAGCAGAGAGGCACGGTGTGTGCAGGAGGAGGCTGCAGGGAATGGGGACCCgagagaaaaggaagctgggTAGACAAGGAACAGTCAAGGATTTGCCGGTTCTGGCTTCCCATAGATTAACCCTGGCTGTGCTGACCTAGCGGTGAAGGAGAAACGAAGCTGCACAAGGAGGCTTCCCTTCCTCGGAGCTCTCATCTGCCTGCGGACTTTTGTAGCTCCTGAAGAGGCAGAGTGAAGGACCTAGACAGTAGGGTGGCCATTCTCCAGCTTCACATCCCTTGATTCATTTCTGTCTTTCCAGTTCGTCTTTAGTCGTCTGTCACACTCTTTAGCCACTGAGCACCCACCCTGAGCTGGACGATGGGGTGGGGACTGGAAACAACAGACAAGGTTTATAGTCTTGGACCCTGGAGCAGAAGTCCTCTGGCTCTCAGGGTCCCTGCCTCCTGCCACTCTCAACTCCTTTATCTGCAGCCCCCTGCCTCCACACTGCCCTCTGAAACCTTTTCTTCCGTCCCTCTGACTGCTCTGTTCTGCCCGTATGCCAAGCTGTGCCTATGCAGGGAGTATGCTCCCAGAGGGAAGTGACACAAAGAAAAagcagggagacagaaggagggaatCCCGCTTACATCACTGCTCATTAGCATATGTGACCTCATCAGGAGGCGGGACAATTTCCCCAGGTGTCTGGAgcggggaggggtggggaatatgatgggggggggggagaggcagtATTTAAAGGGAAAAGCTGACAGTGCTGCTGAGTGAGGAACCGGTGCTCTGAGCCGCGGGGCTGCACTCGCACATGCACGCCGTTGCACACGGACCTTGACACCGACATGGACACGGACACAGAAACCGTAGCACTTTGTTCTTCTAGCAGCCGCCAGGCCTCCCCACTGGGGACACCCACACCAGGTGAGGGCTAAGGGGAGTAGGATGTGGCTGAagctgtgggtgggggagctgaAGCTTTGGTGGGAAGGTCTGGGCAGGGTCCAACGAGAAGGAAAGAGCAAATGCGGCAAGGGAGACCCCTGCACTTTTGAGGTCCGGACGGccaaggggaagggggaaagctGCCagggtgcccctcccccaacGCTCCCAGGGCTTCGCCAGAGACACTGGCACTTGGCTCCTAGGTTAACCTCAGCCCTGTTAGGCAGAGCCTGccagaagggaagggggaagaaaagcagCAGCCCACAAACCTAGGAATCCCCAGCTAAGGGGGCTTCCCTGGGGACCTGTTGTAAGGGCTTCTTCTAGCTCCATCATTGGCTGCCTGCCAAATATTGATCCTGTGCTATTTATAGCCCGGCTCCATCCCCCTTTGTTGTGTCTGTTGTTGTTCCTCTAGTTACCCCAACCCCTGAATTGTCATACTCCTCACACACAACTCTCCACCGCTACCTCCCCAGGAACACAACATTGTCTCCCACTTGCCAGGACAGGCAAGGATCCAGGAggattctctctcacacacaaacactcccGCATGCGATGCTCACCTGCCTACGGGGACACAGGAAACAGTACCCTCCCCTTCTCTAGCCCTCCTCCCCCAGACCTACGAATAAGGTCCCTGCGGAGTTTCTGATTCTGCCTACACCTGCCAGTCTGGGACTGGGGTGCAGGAAGAAATAGGAGGCAGGGCCCATTAGAGGAAAGATATAGCTTCCCAGCCCACTAGGCCTAATGTAGGGGCGTGCCTATGACGGTGTAAGGTGTGAGTGGTGTGTAACCCTGTGCACAGGACCTCCCTCAGTGATACAAGTTTTGATCATGTTGTGGCTAGGATCAACATTGGAAACTATCATGCCAGCGCCTTGAAAGTTCATTGCTTTGAGTTTCAGGGGAATTTTTAGTGCACAAGGCTAGACTAATGACTCTTAGTTCTTTTGGGGGTCACACTCTTTATCTGGGTGTAGCTGAAGAAGCAGTCTGAATTAACCCCTCATCCGATGTCTAGATATATCTCACCCatggcttccttttctccctctccctagaAGCAGATACTACACTTctgaaacagaagccagagaaactGTTAGCAGAGTTGGACCTGAGTGggcctcctcctgctcctggggTCCCCAGACGAAGAGGAAGCATGCCTGTGCCCTACAAACACCAGCTGCGGCGGGCCCAAGCTGTAGATGAACTTGACTGGCCACCCCAGGCCTCCCCCTCTGGCTCCTCTGACTCCTTGGGCTCAGGGGAGGCAGCCCTTACTCAAAAAGATGGCGTCTTTAAGGTCATGCTCGTGGGGGAGAGTGGAGTGGGCAAGAGCACTCTAGCGGGCACTTTTGGAGGTCTCCAGGGAGACAATGCTCACGAGATGGAAAACTCAGGTATTCAGGGGCATCCTGGAGGGCTCTAGTCAGGCATGAAAGTGTTTGTATTGTGAACAGTCCCTGGAGGACAGAATCTAAGAGAAATTTCTCCATTGCTTTCTATGAAGTTTGCCTGGAGGCGACTCCCTAATGTCAGGAGGTGTTCCTGGACACCAGGTCTCACACGTGTTGGGGAATCTCctcatgttttcttccttctttcccaacAGAGGACACCTATGAGAGACGGATCATGGTGGACAAAGAAGAAGTGACTTTAATTGTTTATGACATCTGGGAACAGGTGAGGACTAAGATGTGTCTGTGACTCTGCAGGAACTGGGGAAGAGCAGTCTGGCTGAAACTGCTGGCATTACCCATCCTGGCTCCAACCATGGCTAGCAATGACTCTGCATTACCGCATCTCAAGGAGAAAAGGCCCACCTTGGCATGCCTATCTTGGCTCACGGCTGTGATACCCACCGTTTTCCTAGGACCTTTTGGCTCAGACAAAAGTTAGAATCTGAATTTGACAAACCCTTCCGTTTCAAGTCAGGGTAATTACACAGAAACTGACCCATTTATAAATCTGATGTGACAGGACCGGAGATCTCTATGGTCTCAGTAAAGGGAGAAATGTGCAGGGGCTTCTGAATATAATAGCTCTATGTGGAAAGAAGAGGCTATActctgttactttttaaattttatctatttgtttgtttgtttgtttattgttcttTATCACAACACTCCCTTTGCCTTAGCTTGCTGTGTGTGGGATTACAGGCTTACAACTCAGGCctttgtgcatactaggcaagcattctaccaactgtgctacatccccagcccttccaGACTCCTTACTTAGTCTTCTAAGAGAGTAGATGGTTAACCTACTATGAGATCCTATTTCTCCAATTCTCCCACGTGGGGTTCACATCACTAactccccacagcccccacaaggcCCGTGAGCATTGAAATACTGCCCTTAACTGGCTCCTAGTTGAGCAAGTGGCCTCTTTCACACAGTCGGttcctggtccctggtccctggtccctggtctaGGCCATCTCAATGTCTCTAGCCCTAGTATTTCATGGTTCTCTGCTCATCTGCAGGGAGATGCAGGAGGATGGCTGCAGGATCACTGCCTTCAGACGGGGGATGCCTTTCTCATCGTCTTCTCAGTCACAGATCGACGAAGCTTCTCTAAAGTTCCAGAAACCCTTCTTCGGCTCCGGGCTGGGAGGCCCCACCATGACCTACCTGTCATCCTTGTTGGAAATAAGAGTGACCTGGCCCGTTCCCGGGAGGTATCACTGGAGGGTGTGTATCCTAAAGCCATTCTGTACTTGAAATCTCCAAAGGCCTTTTACCCCTAACTGGTGCGTGAGTCACTGATACCCAGCTTCTGTGTGAGGTCCTTCACTAGCCTTCACTGCTCCTCCTGGGTACCTCGGGCCACCCTTTCGCACCACCGCCCTAGGATCCCAGCCCAGTTCTGAGTTGGGATTCGGTGGTCCCTCCCTCATTTCCCTCCCCACCTGTGCTAGCCCACCCTAGTCTCAGACAAAGCTGCCCAGCGGGCGCCTGAGCTGCTGTTCCCTTCCTGCAGAGGGTCGCCATCTGGCTGGGACGCTGAGCTGCAAGCACATCGAGACGTCGGCCGCTCTCCACCACAACACTCGTGAGCTCTTCGAGGGTGCTGTGCGTCAGATCAGGCTGCGGCGGGGCCGGGGTCATGCCGGGGGCCAGCGACCTGAACCTAGCAGCCCGGACGGCCCCGCGCCGCCTACGCGCCGTGAGAGCCTCACCAAGAAAGCTAAGCGCTTCCTCGCCAACCTGGTGCCGCGCAACGCCAAGTTCTTCAAGCAACGCTCCAGGTCGTGTCACGACCTCTCTGTGCTCTGAGCCACGGTCGCCATGGTCACTGCAGTCGCCATGGTCACCGTGCCCTCCGCTCGCCCCCTCACCCCACTCCTGTCCGTCTAGGAAACCAAAAATACCCAGGATGCCCTGGTGTGAGCGGGAGGCGGGGCCGGGTAGCTGGTaggtccaccaccaccacctctcctGGTCTGAACAGCTGACCATTCACAGAGCCTCAAGACCTGCAAGTCAGGGAAGAAAACCGTGCTGCaaggtatttttttattgttattattaacttGCAAGAAGCCACCTCTCCCGGAAAGACACTCCAAAAACTAGAACCAAAAAAGTGCTTTGTAGCCTCCTGGATGGAGCCTTGGTACTCGGAACATGCCTTACCTTTAAGTAAGTTTTAAAGGTAAAAACCCAGAGATGACTTTTCCAGAGATAACTGAAAATTATCCTCTGTCCTGGTCCACTTTGCCCTTAAGAAGTTCTTCAAAGAAAGGGCTGGAAGTTATTCTTGAAATTGGACTCTGACTTACCATTCTAGCATGGCACGTTTCCTTTAAGGTTATTGATGTGACGATGTGGGCAGACTCTCTGCATTTAGATGCCCTAAGGTAGATCTGAGGGCTGGCAGCCCCTTTGCCTAGGGACTAGGAGGCACCAGCAAGGGCCACCCTTTCCCctttccaataaaaattttttttttctattgcacTAAGTTTATCTTGGCTTTCTGTTCTGGTGGTTCCCTGAGAAGGAGATGTGAAGGGACGCTCCTGTTACAGGCAAGAGAACTTGGGAGAACCCTGAAGCAAGGACTGGACATCTTTAGGAAGGGCAGGAGCTGGCTTAGTCCTGGGATAGGCTCTCAACAACAGTAAGACAACAGATCTGGAGAGAAACAGACCCAGAGGAGATCTGGCAGAGTCCCAGGCTCCAGGTCTGGGTCCCAACTCTTTATTCTCCTCATCGTGCAGGGACCAAGTGGAGAGTTCCAGAGTCACCCCGCTTTGACTGGGGTTAGTTCAAGGTGGAGACTATGTCCCCCAGGGATGCCCATTAGCTGGGGCATGCTAGGGTGGGCTTTTGCCTTCCCTGGCAGGGCCCCACAGCTCCAGCTGTCACCTGCGAAGCCCGTGTGAGAACTGAAGCTGTCATTGCCTCCCCTGGGGACACCCACGCCTGCTGCTGCCTGAGCCATGAGTTTGAACAaagagagcagaggcagcagctcTCCTCACCTCTAGACATTTAGTTCAGCTACCTGAGTGCTGGAGAGCCAGGCCTCCAACCCACCACATGCAGCGTCCTACAACCCGGTAAAGAGAGGCGAGGTGCTTCCTAAGTCCTTGTAGCTAGTGAGCAGGGCTGCCCAGCAGAGGATGAGGTGGAAATGCAAATAATGGAGCTACCCTTGGAATCAATTTAACTTCGTTAATTCCTTAAAGACCTTATAAGGCGTCGCCGTCTGCTTTACAGTAGAAGAAACCTTTGCATTAGCTTGCCTGCAGTTACCCAGTAAACAGCAAGACAGAGGTTCTGTACATCATGTGCTCTGGTTCTAGCTCTAAATCTGCAATTCAGCACAGATGAGGTAGAACTGTAGCAGAGAAGATGTAGGGATGCAATGGGCAGAGCCACGTGCAATGGCCAGCCGTGGGGAAAAATAgggatgtggccttgctggagtgaaGTAAGAAGGCCCGTGACTCTTGTGCATAGAGCAGTTCAGATTTAAACATGCAGGAAACCACACAGGGCCAATAAGGGACCAGATGGTTGTACATTTGGATGGGAACCTCAGAGACACGAAGAGGAGGGTAAGAGAGGAGCACACAGGAAAGATTTGGAGCCCAACCACAAAGGACCTTAAATGTCAGCAAAGGAGTGTGCCTAACTGCAGGAAGTGAGTCACCAAAGGCCTCTGAATGTGTAACACGTTAGCAATGGTCCTTTGAGACTAGGAGGCTGGTAGAGGTGTCCCTGGACCGGGACAGCAGTGAGTGGTAAGTACTGTGGAACTGTGTTCAGGGGCTAGAAACAGTGACTCACATGGAGGTGACGCCGGGCCACCCTAAGAGGTGGTATTGGAAAGCACAGGAATCGTGGCTTGGAAGGTCAGAACTCATAGGCTtgatccagcactcaggagactgaacaGGAGTATTGTGAGTTCAAACTCAGCCGGAGCTACATGGAACCAAGGGTTATCTAGAATCCCCCTGGCCCGCGCCTCTCCAGTGTTTCAGTTACAGGTGTTGACTGCCGTGCCTGGCTTTATGGATGTCGTGGACTGAATCAAAGGCTTCCTGCATGCAAGGCATCCTCAGacttgggttttttgcttttgttttttaaattttgtttttgtttttgtttttgttttttaaattggaactgaagaaatgactcagtagttaagagcactagctggtCTTCCTTTGGCAGCTTaaaactataactccagtttcagaggatttgaCCCTTTTGTCTGGTCTCTGTAAACACCAGGGATGTAAGtaatacacagatgtacatgcaggaaaaacacccatacacataaaataatcaactAATAAAACTTATTTCATTTACTTGTGTGTTGGGTATAAGCAGgccatggtgtgcatgtgagATAAGAGTACAGCTTGCAGGAGCTGGTATTCCTTCCACCACACTGCTTGTCAGGTTGTAGCATGAGCTATCTCACCCTAGttttgcttttggagacagggtctcacactgtacCCCAGTCTGCCCTGTGTACTTCTGTCAATCATCCTTCCTGGATTACAAATATGAACCGCCAAATCCGGTTTTGGactgctttttaatattccattcttattttctgtgtatgggtgttttgcccaaATATACATCAGTACATCGTGTGCATGCAATACCTGTGAAGTCCACAAGGGGGCATGGGatgccccagaactggagttagagactgTTAAaagtcatcatgtgggtgctaatgactgggtcctctgcaagagtagccagtgcttttaactagtgagccatctc
Coding sequences:
- the Rem2 gene encoding GTP-binding protein REM 2, whose translation is MDTDTETVALCSSSSRQASPLGTPTPEADTTLLKQKPEKLLAELDLSGPPPAPGVPRRRGSMPVPYKHQLRRAQAVDELDWPPQASPSGSSDSLGSGEAALTQKDGVFKVMLVGESGVGKSTLAGTFGGLQGDNAHEMENSEDTYERRIMVDKEEVTLIVYDIWEQGDAGGWLQDHCLQTGDAFLIVFSVTDRRSFSKVPETLLRLRAGRPHHDLPVILVGNKSDLARSREVSLEEGRHLAGTLSCKHIETSAALHHNTRELFEGAVRQIRLRRGRGHAGGQRPEPSSPDGPAPPTRRESLTKKAKRFLANLVPRNAKFFKQRSRSCHDLSVL